From the Chitinivorax sp. PXF-14 genome, one window contains:
- a CDS encoding alkaline phosphatase, translating into MDRREFLRLSGFLTMSVASAGLTACGGGDGGGTPAPGTGKVYSFPQGVASGDPKPDGIILWSRVVRNDGAAEDIKVRVQMSETADFKVLVLDTEIVTQAAWDNTIRHKVTGLKAYTTYYYRFVVGSDASTNGRTKTAPEATADLASLKFAFISCQDWTVNHWGAFDSLINEDVDFIVHLGDYIYETVGESFQTGAVEARHTTLTLPNGTATATGNGKYATTLADYRYLYKTYRTDTRLQALHAKFPMIAIWDDHEFSDDCWGDHQTYTVDNPEQADRRKAATQAWYEFMPADVVYDSTQPDFSKQITNYRDLHFGKLMHLIVTDQRLFRTDHVIPETLSPLGEVGSRYFVKQTDLQGAEAQKIAAATAATGGLYPLAATSVLGELQRGWWKQKMATSSATWKVWANEVSLLRMQVDLRAIAALGVAVPAEFQNNYILNADQWDGFNAERKDMMKFLKDNGVKNVVAITGDIHAFFAGSVMDDFDAASKTPVMVDLVTAGVSSNSFQSYFKSVVDSNPLFNPLKGLIYQGDVNTFDFYLKSFNSWIAHADSDAQGYAIVTVTPDKMATQFKKVAKVANGQAPAVPVLYTVNATVAKDTAAVTIG; encoded by the coding sequence GTGGATCGTCGTGAATTTCTAAGACTCAGTGGTTTTCTCACCATGTCGGTGGCCAGCGCCGGCCTGACAGCCTGTGGCGGCGGCGATGGCGGCGGCACGCCGGCCCCCGGCACCGGCAAGGTATACAGCTTCCCGCAGGGCGTGGCCTCGGGCGACCCGAAGCCGGATGGCATCATCCTGTGGTCGCGCGTGGTGCGTAACGATGGCGCCGCCGAGGACATCAAGGTCCGCGTGCAGATGTCGGAAACGGCCGACTTCAAGGTGCTCGTGCTCGATACCGAAATCGTGACCCAGGCCGCCTGGGACAACACCATCCGCCACAAGGTGACGGGTCTCAAAGCCTACACGACCTACTATTACCGCTTCGTCGTGGGCAGCGATGCATCGACCAACGGCCGCACCAAGACCGCGCCCGAGGCCACCGCCGACCTGGCTTCGCTCAAGTTCGCCTTCATCTCGTGCCAGGACTGGACGGTCAATCACTGGGGCGCCTTCGATTCGCTCATCAACGAGGATGTCGATTTCATCGTGCACCTTGGCGATTACATCTACGAAACCGTCGGCGAGAGCTTCCAGACCGGCGCCGTGGAAGCGCGCCACACGACCCTGACCCTGCCCAACGGCACCGCCACGGCAACCGGCAACGGTAAATATGCCACCACGCTGGCCGACTATCGCTACCTGTACAAGACCTACCGCACCGATACCCGCCTGCAGGCGCTGCACGCCAAGTTCCCGATGATCGCGATCTGGGATGACCACGAGTTCAGCGACGACTGCTGGGGCGATCACCAGACCTATACCGTGGACAACCCGGAACAGGCGGATCGCCGCAAGGCCGCAACCCAGGCCTGGTATGAATTCATGCCGGCCGACGTGGTATATGACTCGACCCAGCCCGATTTCTCGAAGCAGATCACCAATTACCGCGACCTGCACTTCGGCAAGCTCATGCACCTGATCGTCACCGATCAGCGCCTGTTCCGCACCGACCACGTGATCCCCGAAACCTTGTCGCCGCTGGGCGAGGTAGGCAGCCGCTACTTCGTCAAGCAGACCGATCTGCAAGGCGCCGAGGCGCAGAAAATCGCAGCCGCCACGGCAGCCACGGGTGGCCTGTATCCGCTGGCAGCCACCAGCGTTCTCGGCGAGCTGCAACGCGGCTGGTGGAAGCAGAAGATGGCCACGTCGTCGGCCACCTGGAAGGTATGGGCCAACGAAGTATCGCTGCTGCGCATGCAGGTCGACCTGCGTGCGATTGCCGCGCTGGGCGTGGCGGTGCCGGCCGAGTTCCAGAACAACTACATCCTCAATGCCGACCAGTGGGATGGCTTCAACGCCGAGCGCAAGGACATGATGAAGTTCCTCAAGGACAACGGCGTGAAGAACGTCGTGGCCATCACGGGCGACATCCATGCCTTCTTCGCCGGCAGCGTGATGGACGACTTCGATGCGGCGAGCAAGACGCCGGTGATGGTCGACCTGGTCACCGCCGGGGTGTCGAGCAACTCGTTCCAGTCCTACTTCAAGTCGGTGGTCGATTCGAACCCGCTGTTCAACCCGCTGAAGGGCCTGATCTACCAGGGTGACGTCAACACCTTCGACTTCTACCTGAAGTCGTTCAACAGCTGGATCGCCCATGCCGACTCCGATGCGCAGGGTTATGCCATCGTGACCGTCACCCCCGACAAGATGGCGACCCAGTTCAAGAAGGTGGCCAAGGTGGCGAACGGCCAGGCGCCTGCCGTGCCGGTGCTGTACACGGTGAATGCGACCGTGGCGAAGGACACGGCAGCGGTGACCATCGGCTAA
- a CDS encoding ABC transporter ATP-binding protein produces MGDTRLDILSGVDLTIMPGESLAIVGASGSGKSTLLGLLAGLDSPSAGEVHLGGSNLSALDEDGRARLRGEWVGFVFQSFQLLPSLTALENVMLPLELAGKPDPESVARGWLARVGLEARLEHYPKQLSGGEQQRVALARAFAGSPRLLFADEPTGNLDTATGQQIIELLFSLNQEQGTTLVLVTHDDKLAERCRRTVRIAAGRIVGDARAA; encoded by the coding sequence ATGGGCGATACGCGTCTCGACATCCTCAGCGGTGTCGACCTGACCATCATGCCCGGCGAGTCGCTGGCGATCGTCGGCGCCTCGGGCTCCGGCAAGTCGACGCTGCTTGGCTTGCTGGCGGGGTTGGACAGCCCGTCCGCAGGCGAGGTTCACCTGGGCGGCAGCAATCTGTCGGCGCTCGATGAAGATGGCCGGGCCAGACTGCGCGGTGAGTGGGTGGGCTTCGTGTTCCAGTCCTTCCAGCTGCTGCCGTCGCTGACCGCGCTGGAAAACGTGATGCTGCCGCTCGAACTGGCCGGCAAGCCGGACCCGGAAAGCGTGGCGCGTGGCTGGCTGGCGCGCGTTGGCCTGGAGGCCCGGCTCGAACATTATCCGAAACAGCTTTCCGGTGGCGAGCAGCAGCGGGTGGCGCTGGCCCGGGCCTTTGCCGGCAGCCCCAGGCTCCTGTTTGCCGACGAGCCGACGGGCAACCTCGACACGGCTACCGGGCAGCAGATCATCGAGCTCCTGTTCTCGCTGAACCAGGAGCAAGGCACGACGCTGGTGCTGGTGACGCATGACGACAAGCTCGCCGAACGCTGCCGGCGCACCGTGCGCATCGCCGCCGGGCGCATCGTCGGCGATGCGAGGGCGGCATGA
- a CDS encoding DUF2946 family protein → MDDIVLQAMAKWPNVPAVYGWLRLDRRGHWWIREERLSHAGLAEFIGRNYARAENGDYYFQNGPQKVFVELESTPWIYRLADGVWPPAFVAHDGQPISPHRAVIDDDGRLYLVSEQGLGVVDERDLVGVMEHLRDGEGRILEGEQLAAWMDGSGQTIYLHTRGGMLDIEYAPAAALPVRYGFNTKPVA, encoded by the coding sequence ATGGACGATATCGTATTGCAGGCCATGGCCAAGTGGCCCAATGTGCCGGCGGTGTATGGCTGGCTCAGGCTCGACCGGCGCGGCCACTGGTGGATACGCGAGGAGCGGCTGAGCCACGCGGGCCTGGCCGAATTCATCGGCCGAAACTACGCAAGAGCGGAAAACGGCGACTATTATTTTCAGAACGGCCCGCAAAAAGTCTTTGTCGAGCTCGAGTCAACGCCCTGGATCTATCGGCTCGCCGATGGCGTATGGCCGCCGGCCTTCGTGGCGCACGACGGGCAGCCCATCTCGCCGCACCGGGCGGTGATCGACGATGACGGCCGTTTGTACCTGGTGTCGGAACAGGGCCTGGGCGTGGTGGACGAGCGCGATCTGGTTGGCGTGATGGAGCATCTGCGCGACGGGGAGGGCCGCATACTGGAAGGCGAGCAGCTGGCGGCCTGGATGGATGGATCGGGCCAGACCATCTACCTGCATACGCGTGGTGGGATGCTCGATATCGAATACGCCCCGGCTGCTGCCCTGCCTGTTCGATATGGCTTCAACACAAAACCTGTGGCGTGA
- a CDS encoding ABC transporter permease produces MSPIQRARLSFRMLRRDLRAGELNVLLLALLIAIAAVTSVGFFTDRVERGLASRANELLGADLVISSDHPMAPEYTSKAAALGLQMAFTTTFPSMVLHGDATQLASIKAVSGPYPLRGRLSLGARPAISQVQGAPRPGEVWADDRLLGRLGIQPGAQLEVGDTRLRLASRIDREPDAAADVFNIMPRVILNADDLARTGLIQNGSRVRYRLLLAGPEPAIDAYRRFAEPLMARGERLETVQDARPEVRNALERAHRFLGLAALASVALACVAIGLATRRYVERHLDPVAMMRCLGASQSEIFQLFLWQFAVLALGAGLAGVALGYVAQQVLVSSLASLVDSELPASHWLPGVQGWLLGSLLLFGFAVPPLLRLRLVSTLRVLRREIDADIGSRTMYLAGGSVLAALLMWQAGEARLAAYVLGGFALGIVLAAGVGWVLMLGLRRFNRRSGITWRFGIANLYRRKGLSILQIVALSLGLMALLTLTLVRADLLRSWQQSVPPDAPNRFVINIQPQQQAGLAAFFTRHELKAPEAFPMIRGRWVALNGQDVKLERYLDERARNLAEREFNLSWAEHMQHDNRIVAGQFWAAGDTHPQFSVEEGLAKTLGIKLGDRLTFDIAGVRYEATVTSLRKVNWDSFNVNFFVVATGSMLKAQPTSYVSSFYLPEARQDLVNELVRAYPNLTVVDVGAVLAEVRGIIDKVVGAVEFVFLFTVAAGLVVLHAALASTQDERRLDNAVLRTLGASRRQLLQTALAEFAVIGALAGGVAVIGSAGLGWAVSVKLLSLPYQPDWRLPLFGIVGGALAVVLAGLPSLLRLTRTPPLRVLNQTG; encoded by the coding sequence ATGAGCCCGATCCAGCGCGCGCGGCTTTCCTTTCGCATGCTGCGGCGCGACCTGCGTGCCGGCGAGCTGAATGTGTTGTTGCTTGCGCTGCTGATCGCGATTGCCGCGGTGACCAGCGTCGGCTTCTTCACCGATCGCGTCGAGCGTGGCCTGGCCTCGCGTGCCAACGAGCTGCTGGGGGCCGACTTGGTGATATCGAGCGACCATCCGATGGCCCCCGAGTACACGAGCAAGGCCGCAGCGCTCGGCCTGCAGATGGCGTTCACGACAACCTTCCCCAGCATGGTGCTGCATGGCGATGCCACGCAACTGGCCTCGATCAAGGCGGTGTCCGGCCCGTACCCCTTGCGCGGTCGGCTGAGCCTGGGCGCGCGCCCGGCCATCAGCCAGGTACAGGGGGCGCCCAGGCCCGGCGAGGTGTGGGCCGATGACCGGCTGCTGGGGCGGCTCGGCATCCAGCCCGGGGCGCAGCTCGAGGTCGGCGACACGCGCCTGCGCCTCGCATCCCGTATCGATCGCGAGCCCGATGCGGCGGCCGACGTGTTCAATATCATGCCGCGCGTCATTCTCAATGCCGACGATCTGGCCCGCACCGGGCTGATCCAGAATGGCAGCCGGGTGCGTTACCGCCTGCTGCTGGCGGGCCCGGAGCCGGCTATCGACGCCTACCGGCGTTTCGCCGAGCCACTTATGGCGCGAGGCGAGCGCCTCGAGACCGTGCAGGATGCACGCCCCGAGGTACGCAACGCGCTCGAACGTGCGCACCGCTTTCTCGGCCTGGCCGCGCTTGCCAGCGTGGCGCTGGCTTGTGTCGCGATCGGCCTGGCGACGCGGCGTTATGTCGAGCGCCATCTCGACCCGGTGGCGATGATGCGTTGCCTGGGCGCAAGCCAGTCGGAAATCTTCCAGCTGTTCCTGTGGCAGTTTGCCGTGCTGGCGCTTGGCGCCGGGCTGGCCGGCGTTGCGCTCGGTTATGTCGCACAGCAGGTGCTGGTCAGCTCGCTCGCCAGCCTGGTGGATAGCGAGCTGCCGGCGTCGCACTGGCTGCCGGGTGTGCAGGGCTGGCTGCTTGGCAGCCTGCTGCTGTTTGGCTTTGCCGTGCCGCCGTTGCTGCGCCTGCGTCTGGTATCCACGCTCAGGGTGTTGCGGCGCGAGATCGACGCCGATATCGGTAGCCGCACCATGTACCTGGCGGGCGGCTCGGTGCTGGCGGCCCTGCTCATGTGGCAGGCGGGCGAGGCCAGGCTGGCGGCCTATGTGCTCGGCGGCTTCGCGCTCGGCATCGTGCTGGCGGCGGGCGTGGGCTGGGTGCTGATGCTGGGCTTGCGCCGCTTCAACCGGCGCTCGGGCATCACCTGGCGCTTCGGCATTGCCAATCTGTACCGGCGCAAGGGCCTGTCCATCCTGCAGATCGTGGCCTTGTCGCTGGGCCTGATGGCGCTGCTGACGTTGACGCTGGTGCGGGCCGACCTGCTGCGCAGCTGGCAGCAGTCGGTGCCGCCCGATGCGCCTAACCGCTTCGTCATCAATATCCAGCCACAGCAGCAGGCGGGCCTGGCCGCGTTTTTCACGCGCCATGAGCTGAAGGCGCCCGAGGCCTTTCCGATGATCCGTGGGCGCTGGGTTGCCCTGAACGGCCAGGACGTGAAGCTGGAGCGCTATCTGGACGAGCGGGCCCGCAATCTGGCCGAGCGCGAATTCAACCTCTCCTGGGCTGAGCACATGCAGCACGACAATCGCATCGTCGCCGGGCAGTTCTGGGCGGCCGGCGATACCCATCCGCAGTTCTCGGTCGAGGAGGGCCTGGCCAAGACGCTCGGCATCAAGCTGGGCGACCGGCTCACCTTCGACATTGCCGGGGTGCGCTATGAGGCGACCGTGACGAGCCTGCGCAAGGTCAATTGGGATTCGTTCAACGTCAATTTCTTCGTCGTTGCCACCGGGTCGATGCTCAAGGCTCAGCCCACCAGCTATGTCAGCAGCTTCTACCTGCCCGAGGCCCGCCAGGATCTCGTCAACGAGCTCGTGCGGGCCTACCCGAACCTGACTGTTGTCGATGTCGGGGCGGTGCTGGCCGAGGTGCGCGGCATCATCGACAAGGTGGTCGGTGCGGTCGAATTCGTATTCCTGTTCACCGTGGCCGCGGGGCTGGTGGTGCTGCACGCGGCGCTGGCCTCGACCCAGGACGAGCGCCGCCTCGACAACGCTGTGTTGCGCACGCTCGGGGCCAGCCGCCGCCAGCTATTGCAGACGGCGCTCGCCGAGTTTGCAGTGATCGGCGCATTGGCGGGGGGTGTGGCCGTCATCGGCAGCGCGGGCCTGGGCTGGGCCGTCAGCGTCAAGCTGTTGAGCCTGCCCTATCAGCCGGACTGGCGCCTGCCGCTGTTCGGCATCGTCGGCGGGGCGTTGGCCGTGGTGCTGGCCGGCTTGCCGAGCCTGTTGCGGCTCACGCGCACGCCGCCGCTCAGGGTATTGAATCAGACAGGGTGA
- a CDS encoding arylesterase, protein MSRFIRLLLLMLLPALAWGAPDAPVVLVFGDSLAAGYGLPQSQSWAYLLGKQLAPRYRVVNASVSGETSSGGLTRIESALEQHRPAIVMIELGANDGLRGLPLADTKRNLAAIIGKAKQAKARVLLIGMQLPPNFGAAYARRFSTLYSELASENKVPLLPFLLEGFADKRELFQADMLHPTAQAQPMIVDTVAKALEPLLKP, encoded by the coding sequence ATGTCGCGTTTCATTCGCCTGCTCTTGTTGATGTTATTACCCGCGCTAGCGTGGGGCGCGCCTGATGCGCCAGTGGTATTGGTCTTTGGTGACAGTTTAGCTGCCGGCTACGGCTTGCCGCAAAGCCAGAGTTGGGCCTATCTGCTCGGCAAGCAGCTCGCACCGCGCTACCGTGTGGTCAACGCCAGTGTCAGCGGCGAGACCAGCAGCGGCGGGCTGACACGCATCGAGTCGGCGCTGGAGCAGCACCGGCCTGCCATCGTGATGATCGAGCTGGGGGCCAACGATGGCCTGCGCGGCCTGCCGCTGGCCGACACCAAGCGCAATCTGGCAGCCATCATCGGCAAGGCGAAGCAGGCCAAGGCCAGGGTATTGCTGATCGGCATGCAGCTCCCGCCCAACTTTGGCGCTGCCTACGCGCGGCGTTTCAGCACCCTGTATTCGGAGTTGGCCAGCGAGAACAAAGTTCCACTGCTCCCCTTCCTGCTCGAAGGGTTTGCCGACAAGCGCGAGCTGTTCCAGGCCGACATGCTCCACCCCACCGCGCAGGCACAGCCGATGATCGTAGACACCGTGGCGAAGGCGCTGGAGCCGCTGCTCAAGCCTTGA
- the hrcA gene encoding heat-inducible transcriptional repressor HrcA, translating into MLNERSQILLKTLVERYITEGQPVGSRTLSRFSGLDLSPASIRNVMSDLEEMGFITSPHTSAGRIPTALGYRVFVDTLLTVRPLETVEIHQLEEQLHPDNPQRLINSASQLLSELTQFAGVVMTPRPSNVFKHLEFIPLGERRVLLIIVTPEGDVQNRILTTDRIYSQSELTLASNFFNQHYAGKTLDDVTFNLRDELRQLQTDISSLMEAALAVSSQAFSSGGQYVIAGERKLLNVEDLTSNVASLRKLFGLFEEKTEMLKLLEISRQAEGVKIFIGEESGVTPLDECSVVTAPYEANGQIVGTVGVIGPTRMAYERVIPIVDVTAKLLSSALSAGTSLT; encoded by the coding sequence ATGCTCAACGAACGTTCCCAAATCCTGCTCAAGACCCTGGTGGAGCGCTATATCACCGAAGGGCAACCGGTCGGCTCGCGCACCTTGTCGCGTTTTTCCGGGCTCGACCTGAGTCCCGCCTCGATCCGCAATGTGATGTCCGACCTTGAGGAGATGGGCTTCATCACCAGCCCCCACACCTCGGCAGGCCGCATCCCAACTGCCCTTGGCTACCGGGTGTTTGTCGATACGCTGTTGACGGTCAGGCCGCTCGAAACGGTCGAGATCCATCAGCTGGAGGAGCAACTACACCCCGACAACCCGCAACGCCTGATCAATTCGGCATCACAGCTGTTGTCGGAGCTGACCCAGTTCGCCGGCGTGGTGATGACGCCTCGCCCGAGCAATGTGTTCAAGCACCTGGAATTCATTCCCCTGGGCGAACGCCGCGTGTTGCTGATCATCGTCACACCGGAAGGCGACGTGCAGAACCGCATCCTGACGACAGACCGCATCTATTCGCAGTCCGAGCTCACCCTGGCCAGCAACTTCTTCAACCAGCACTACGCCGGCAAGACGCTGGACGACGTGACGTTCAACCTGCGTGACGAGCTGCGCCAGTTGCAGACCGATATCAGCTCCTTGATGGAGGCAGCCCTCGCCGTCAGCAGCCAGGCCTTCAGCAGCGGCGGCCAGTACGTGATCGCGGGAGAGCGCAAACTGCTCAACGTGGAAGACCTGACCAGCAATGTCGCCAGCCTGCGCAAGCTGTTCGGCTTGTTCGAGGAAAAGACCGAGATGCTCAAGCTGCTCGAAATCAGCCGCCAGGCCGAGGGGGTCAAGATATTCATCGGTGAGGAGTCCGGTGTCACGCCGCTCGACGAATGCTCGGTGGTCACCGCCCCGTATGAAGCCAATGGCCAGATCGTCGGCACCGTCGGCGTCATCGGCCCGACACGCATGGCCTACGAGCGCGTGATACCCATCGTCGACGTGACGGCCAAGCTCTTGTCGAGCGCGCTATCCGCGGGGACGAGCCTGACCTGA